Proteins encoded in a region of the Gulosibacter sediminis genome:
- a CDS encoding HigA family addiction module antitoxin → MSNSPPAIDADLMEPIHPGELLMDDFSKGFVITQNRLAVSIGVPPRRINEIVHGRKGVTTDSAIRLARCFGMSEELGMNLQSNDELRLERRALSDQIAAIRPLDVA, encoded by the coding sequence ATGTCGAACTCGCCGCCTGCCATTGACGCCGACCTGATGGAGCCGATCCATCCGGGAGAGCTCCTGATGGACGACTTCAGCAAAGGGTTCGTGATCACACAGAATAGGCTGGCAGTGTCGATCGGAGTGCCGCCGCGGCGGATCAACGAAATCGTGCACGGTAGAAAGGGTGTCACGACTGACAGCGCGATCCGACTCGCGCGGTGCTTCGGCATGTCCGAGGAGCTGGGGATGAACCTGCAGTCGAACGACGAGCTGCGCCTTGAGCGGCGAGCCCTGAGCGACCAGATCGCCGCGATCAGGCCCCTGGATGTCGCGTGA